Proteins encoded in a region of the Esox lucius isolate fEsoLuc1 chromosome 9, fEsoLuc1.pri, whole genome shotgun sequence genome:
- the abcc10 gene encoding multidrug resistance-associated protein 7, protein MGVGIMADFGPREFISGLCHTDSLNPFPVWQDGAISHCFNQLILGALAHCVVAVFSACYLSAQRCSLFRSSPPCAWGFRLTSALLVALLFLGDVILVALLHQGDVYLDVLADGCAILAWLVHFGALLVLRGSVYRTTRGPCTLLLLVLLPLPNLVVTLLAYAQDATYLDLGEPLRVARLALAAARVLPLLAYLLAFGAPCVAERSYASMSVNDADDSLLIPESSLQDTGEMVAEDECSCVSRLLYLWLNPLLRRGRRGELERPCDVYLLPRKLRTDAVRRHFFRCWEDCQQGAAAQRGNTTTRPISKSLQNGSWTSPLHEDQSDTIVEHVGLLKVLHKAFGPWYYLLGLLKLACKVLGFAGPLLLSSLVNYMEEEDAPISWGAWCAAGLFFSTFTSAIIRNLFIFEVSKVALTARAALVTAVYRKALRVSGGSLAARFTLGEVVNLMSTDADRVVGFFNSFHEVWSLPFQLSVALYLLYLQVGVAFLGGLGVALLLVPLNKVLATRIVENNKHMLAYKDSRVKLMTEVLYGIRVIKFYNWEAHFARRIAGYREQELSHLKATKYLDALCVYTWAALPIVISILTFITYVLLGHQLTAAKVFTTLALVGMLILPLNSFPWVLNSTLEAKVSLDRIQRFIKLPDQDLGAYYSHVAPEDPRVTIVISRGTFSWLGPGRPGQTPEREAEGDTASPGGSLLLRCLDLTVSKGLLVVVVGKVGCGKSSLLAAITGELSRLGGTVYVQGREDGFGLAAQEPWIQHATVRDNILFGRDYDSGFYQAVVEACALTDDLNILPNGDRTEVGENGVTLSGGQKARLALARAVYMEKDIYLLDDPLAAVDADVACHLMEKCIMGILGSKTRILCTHRIEFVDKADVVILMENGTIIKTGSPEEVLPLVEAVPKNRKNHNNVKDQDVTEQEENLSLPNELRVEEECSLLGEEQKAVGGLSWKVYHAYWRAVGGALAGSVLLALLLMQGTKNLSDWWLSYWISNLKNNGSAHNPLTPAYTSPHLLLFFPGGLVSSVTTVVTAPSSNMSAEVNFYLTVYGSVAGANTVFTAFRAFLFAYGGIRAASVIHNRLLSTVLKATVTFFDTTPLGRVLNRFSADLYSVDDTLPFVLNILLANVFGLLGTLVVMGYGLPWVLLPVLPLGLLYHRAQRFYRHTSRELKRLSSVTLSPLYSHFSETLSGLATIRACSGAARFEEENEKRLELNQRCRFLSNAAMQWLDIRLQMIGVAVVTAISVIAVIQHQYKSIDPGLVGLSLAYALSITDRLSGLIFSFTQTEMQLVSVERTEEYSNSLPTEPQQDNPQVPASWPELGWVEFRGAVLAYREGLPNALDGVSLMVRPGEKVGVVGRTGSGKSTLFLALFRMVELNQGQILLDGVDTSQVGLTQLRSKLAIIPQDPFLFSGTVRENLDPCGLHPDHQLMDALGHCHLIPLINRIGGLEAEVGERGRSLSLGQRQLLCLARALLTEAKILCIDEATASVDQKTDKLLQQTIREKFQDKTVLTIAHRINTIMDSDRVLVMHSGKVVEYDTPAALCQREDSMFSKLVGGRRE, encoded by the exons ATGGGGGTAGGCATCATGGCTGATTTTGGCCCCAGGGAGTTCATCTCAGGACTGTGCCACACAGATTCCCTCAACCCATTCCCTGTGTGGCAGGATGGAGCCATCAGCCACTGCTTTAACCAGCTGATCCTGGGAGCCCTTGCTCACTGTGTCGTGGCAGTGTTTAGTGCCTGCTACCTGAGTGCTCAGAG ATGCAGCCTCTTCCGGTCCTCTCCCCCGTGCGCCTGGGGCTTCCGGTTGACCTCCGCCCTGCTGGTGGCCTTGCTGTTCCTGGGGGACGTGATCCTGGTGGCCCTTCTCCATCAGGGGGACGTGTACCTAGATGTTCTGGCAGACGGCTGTGCCATCCTTGCCTGGCTTGTTCACTTCGGGGCCCTGCTGGTCCTCCGGGGGTCTGTTTACAGAACAACCAGGGGTCCATGTACCTTACTACTGCTGGTCCTGTTGCCTCTCCCTAACCTGGTAGTCACACTGCTGGCTTATGCCCAGGATGCCACCTACCTGGACCTGGGGGAGCCCCTTAGGGTGGCACGGCTGGCGCTTGCCGCCGCCCGGgtcctccctctcctggccTACCTCCTGGCCTTTGGTGCTCCCTGTGTCGCCGAACGGAGCTATGCCTCAATGTCAGTCAATGATGCGGATGATTCTCTCCTCATCCCGGAGAGTTCTCTCCAGGACACCGGGGAGATGGTGGCGGAGGACGAATGTAGCTGCGTCTCCCGGCTGCTCTACCTGTGGTTGAACCCGCTGTTGAGGCGCGGGCGGCGTGGCGAGCTGGAGAGGCCGTGCGACGTCTACCTCCTTCCTCGGAAGCTCCGCACAGACGCAGTGCGCCGCCACTTCTTCCGCTGCTGGGAGGACTGCCAACAGGGGGCAGCAGCACAGAGAGGGAACACTACAACCAGGCCTATAAGCAAGAGCCTACAGAACGGGTCATGGACCTCACCTCTCCACGAGGATCAATCTGACACAATAGTAGAGCACGTGGGACTGTTGAAAGTGTTGCACAAAGCCTTTGGACCGTGGTACTACCTCCTTGGTTTGCTGAAGCTAGCGTGCAAAGTGCTAGGCTTTGCAGGGCCTCTGCTCCTCAGCAGCCTGGTGAACTatatggaggaggaggacgcCCCCATCAGCTGGGGGGCCTGGTGTGCAGCGGGACTCTTCTTCAGCACATTCACGTCAGCCATCATCCGGAACCTCTTCATCTTCGAGGTTTCTAAGGTCGCCCTGACGGCACGCGCTGCTCTCGTCACTGCCGTCTACCGCAAGGCGCTGCGGGTGAGCGGAGGCAGCCTGGCCGCTCGGTTCACCCTTGGCGAGGTGGTCAACCTCATGAGCACGGACGCGGACCGTGTGGTCGGCTTCTTCAACAGTTTCCATGAAGTTTGGAGCCTGCCCTTCCAGTTGTCAGtcgctctctaccttctgtaccTCCAAGTTGGGGTGGCGTTTCTAGGGGGGCTGGGCGTGGCTCTGCTGCTGGTGCCGCTCAACAAGGTGCTGGCCACACGTATCGTGGAGAACAACAAGCACATGCTCGCGTACAAGGACAGCCGTGTCAAG CTAATGACTGAGGTCCTCTACGGAATACGAGTCATCAAGTTCTACAACTGGGAGGCTCACTTCGCCCGGAGGATAGCCGGCTACCGGGAACAGGAGCTGTCGCACCTCAAGGCCACCAAGTACTTGGATGCGTTGTGCGTGTACACCTGGGCTGCCCTACCTATAGTCATCTCTATTCTCACGTTCATCACGTATGTTCTGCTGGGCCACCAACTCACCGCGGCCAAG GTGTTCACCACTCTGGCTCTGGTGGGCATGCTGATCCTTCCACTGAACAGCTTTCCCTGGGTCCTCAACAGCACCCTGGAGGCCAAGGTTTCCCTGGACCGCATCCAGCGCTTCATAAAGCTGCCCGACCAGGACCTCGGCGCGTACTACAGCCACG TGGCCCCTGAGGACCCCCGGGTCACCATTGTGATAAGTCGGGGCACGTTCTCATGGTTGGGGCCTGGGAGACCCGGCCAAACCCCAGAGAGGGAGGCGGAGGGAGACACGGCGTCCCCTGGGGGCAGTCTGCTCTTACGTTGCCTCGACCTTACCGTCTCTAAG GGCTtgcttgtggtggtggtgggcaAGGTGGGTTGTGGGAAGAGCTCTCTGCTTGCAGCCATCACCGGAGAACTCAGCAG GCTTGGAGGGACCGTGTACGTCCAGGGCAGGGAGGACGGCTTCGGCCTGGCTGCTCAGGAACCGTGGATCCAGCATGCAACAGTGCGTGACAACATCCTGTTTGGCAGGGACTACGACAGCGGCTTCTACCAGGCTGTGGTCGAGGCCTGCGCTCTAACAGATGACCTCAAC ATTTTACCTAATGGGGACAGGACCGAGGTGGGGGAAAACGGAGTTACGTTAAGTGGAGGACAGAAAGCCCGTCTGGCCTTGGCCAGAGCTGTTTACATG GAGAAGGACATCTACCTCCTCGATGATCCACTGGCAGCAGTAGATGCTGACGTGGCCTGTCACCTCATGGAGAAATGCATAATGGGAATCCTCGGTAGCAAGACCAGAATCCTTTGCACCCACCGAATCGAGTTTGTGGACAAAGCTGACGTGGTGATCCTCATGGAAAATGGAACGATTATCAAAACGG GTTCACCTGAAGAGGTCCTGCCTTTGGTGGAAGCAGTGCCAAAGAACCGGAAGAACCATAATAATGTAAAAGATCAAG ATGTTACTGAGCAAGAGGAGAATCTGAGTCTGCCCAATGAGCTTCGTGTGGAGGAGGAGTGTTCTTTGTTGGGGGAGGAGCAGAAGGCGGTGGGCGGGCTGTCCTGGAAGGTTTACCACGCCTACTGGAGAGCGGTGGGAGGAGCCCTGGCTGGGTCTGTCCTCCTGGCACTACTCCTGATGCAAG GCACTAAGAATTTGTCAGACTGGTGGCTGTCCTACTGGATCTCCAACCTGAAGAACAATGGTTCCGCCCACAATCCTCTCACACCTGCCTATACCTCACCTCACCTGCTGCTCTTCTTTCCTGGAGGACTTGT GTCCTCCGTCACTACTGTGGTAACGGCCCCTTCCTCCAACATGAGCGCTGAGGTGAATTTCTATCTGACTGTGTATGGTTCCGTTGCGGGGGCTAACACGGTCTTCACGGCCTTCCGAGCCTTCCTCTTCGCCTATGGAGGCATCCGCGCCGCGTCCGTCATCCACAACAGACTGCTCAGCACAGTCCTCAAG GCTACGGTGACCTTCTTTGACACCACGCCTCTGGGCCGCGTCTTAAACCGCTTCTCGGCCGACCTGTACAGCGTGGACGACACGCTTCCGTTCGTGCTCAACATCCTGCTGGCCAACGTCTTCGGCCTGCTGGGCACGCTGGTGGTGATGGGCTATGGCCTTCCCTGGGTCCTGTTGCCCGTCCTGCCCCTGGGCCTGCTCTACCACCGCGCGCAGCGCTTCTACCGGCACACGTCCAGAGAGCTGAAGCGCCTGTCCAGCGTCACCCTGTCCCCGCTCTACTCCCACTTCTCGGAGACGCTGAGCGGCCTGGCGACCATCCGAGCGTGTTCCGGCGCGGCCAG GTTCGAGGAGGAGAACGAGAAGCGACTGGAGCTGAACCAGCGCTGCCGGTTCCTTAGCAACGCCGCCATGCAGTGGCTGGACATCCGACTGCAGATGATTGGTGTGGCCGTGGTGACGGCCATCAGTGTCATCGCCGTCATCCAGCACCAGTACAAATCCATCGACCCAG GTCTGGTTGGTCTGTCCTTGGCTTATGCCCTGTCCATTACGGACCGGCTATCAGGCCTCATTTTCAGCTTCACCCAGACAGAGATGCAGCTGGTGAGTGTGGAGCGGACGGAGGAGTACTCCAACAGCCTGCCCACTGAGCCCCAGCAGGACAACCCCCAG GTTCCCGCCTCGTGGCCGGAGCTGGGTTGGGTGGAGTTCCGCGGGGCAGTTCTGGCTTACAGAGAGGGGCTTCCCAACGCCCTGGACGGGGTGAGCCTGATGGTCCGGCCTGGGGAGAAGGTGGGGGTGGTTGGCCGGACAGGCTCAGGCAAGTCCACCCTGTTTCTGGCCCTCTTCCGAATGGTGGAACTGAACCAGGGTCAGATCTTACTGGACGGAGTGGACACCAGCCAGGTGGGACTGACCCAGCTCAG GTCAAAGCTGGCCATCATCCCCCAGGACCCGTTCCTGTTTAGTGGGACGGTGAGGGAGAACCTGGACCCCTGTGGACTTCACCCTGACCACCAACTAATGGACGCCCTGGGGCACTGTCACCTAATCCCTCTCATTAACCGCATCG GAGGACTTGAAgcagaggtgggagagagggggaggtctCTATCCCTGGGACAGAGACAGCTGCTGTGTCTGGCCAGGGCCCTGCTGACCGAGGCCAAA ATTCTGTGTATCGACGAAGCCACGGCCAGCGTTGACCAAAAGACTGACAAGCTGCTACAGCAGACGATCAGAGAGAAGTTCCAAGATAAGACGGTCCTCACCATTGCCCATAG AATTAACACCATCATGGACTCGGACAGGGTGCTTGTGATGCATTCTGGGAAGGTGGTGGAGTATGACACCCCCGCTGCTCTGTGCCAAAGAGAGGACTCTATGTTCTCCAAACTTGTTggtgggaggagagagtga